One part of the Ziziphus jujuba cultivar Dongzao chromosome 2, ASM3175591v1 genome encodes these proteins:
- the LOC125422338 gene encoding uncharacterized protein LOC125422338: MAGLLISNPSSFTLPLPSPPPTQQPSIKPPHSVFFPVVRFSGDPICRKTRGRGLTVVTRAGPGTSSYIFAFVLPLSLLAITVFTSIRIADKLDEDFLEEVAINQAIMEEDEEANDIDLPLEEQPTRSRARNRPKREI; the protein is encoded by the exons ATGGCGGGGCTCCTCATCTCCAACCCATCCTCATTCACTCTCCCTCTACCCTCCCCACCACCAACACAACAGCCTTCAATCAAACCTCCACACTCGGTCTTCTTCCCGGTGGTTCGATTTTCCGGCGACCCAATATGCCGGAAAACCAGAGGAAGAGGACTAACAGTGGTGACACGTGCAGGTCCCGGCACCTCCAGCTACATATTCGCATTTGTTTTGCCTTTATCTCTCTTAGCTATCACTGTGTTTACCTCCATTAGAATCGCTGACAAGCTCGACGAAGATTTTCTCGAGGAG GTTGCAATTAACCAAGCAATCATGGAAGAAGATGAGGAGGCAAACGATATTGACCTGCCTTTAGAAGAACAACCGACCCGTTCTCGTGCTCGAAACCGGCCCAAAAGGGAAATTTAG